A genomic window from Cyanobium sp. ATX 6F1 includes:
- a CDS encoding HNH endonuclease, with protein MHARDGVFLEDLCPKFRVRRWRQSLHKFTDQSCIYCGCTSESIDHVLPRSRGGLSVTENCVPACLACNGHKSDADAFEWYRQQRFYDPRRAMAIRAWMDGDLRLALRLLQWVRPEATPTGPRELQRKHGPMVQAADSSGWSLQAA; from the coding sequence ATGCACGCGAGGGATGGGGTTTTCCTTGAGGATCTCTGCCCCAAGTTTCGTGTTCGACGTTGGCGACAATCCCTTCATAAGTTCACTGATCAAAGTTGTATCTATTGCGGCTGCACTTCTGAATCCATCGACCATGTGCTGCCCCGCAGCCGCGGCGGATTGAGTGTCACCGAAAACTGCGTGCCCGCCTGCCTGGCGTGCAACGGCCATAAGAGCGACGCCGATGCCTTCGAGTGGTACCGCCAGCAGCGCTTCTATGACCCCCGTCGGGCCATGGCCATCCGGGCCTGGATGGACGGTGATCTGCGCCTCGCCCTGAGGCTGCTGCAATGGGTCAGACCCGAAGCAACGCCTACTGGGCCACGGGAGCTGCAACGCAAGCACGGTCCCATGGTTCAGGCCGCTGACAGTTCCGGCTGGAGCCTCCAGGCTGCCTGA
- a CDS encoding DEAD/DEAH box helicase, with the protein MRLGPSGLIEVVLPFDAVTQAQLRAIRPRGHWRPRRGCWEFPLQAARLLQDRFGDRFALDPELARWFAWLEQPLPPLPPLRELVAEAQLRAPLADGRSLLSHQRSAVRWLLARRGAVLADAMGLGKTLTALMAARALARVTACRVLVIAPVGLHGLWRQEAAGLPLEIELHSWSRLPQALPPAGTVLIADEAHYAQNLNSQRTQRFLRLARHPRLRAIWLLSGTPMKNGRPAQLFPLLAAIGHPLGLDQRAFEESYCAGHWREIDGLQRWHALGASQLQELQRLSRPLVLHRSKQSCLDLPPKCRRFLPVALEEIQGRGFQHRLQLKVDDYRLRAARGEVRRDAEALAVLTALRQIGSEYKLPAAAALVAGLLEKGESVVVFTAFVATADLLQRQLGGALLTGRQPPDERQRQVEAFQAGAHPLLIATFGAGGLGYTLHRAGHVVLIERPWTPGDTEQAEDRCHRLGMEGGLTCHWLQLGVADQFVDGLIATKAERISQLLERRSMPAMARELLSRW; encoded by the coding sequence ATGCGGTTGGGACCGTCCGGTTTGATTGAGGTGGTGCTGCCCTTCGATGCCGTCACCCAGGCTCAGTTGCGGGCGATTCGGCCCCGGGGCCACTGGCGGCCGCGCCGGGGATGTTGGGAGTTTCCCCTTCAGGCGGCTCGTCTGCTTCAGGACCGGTTCGGTGATCGCTTTGCTCTCGATCCCGAACTGGCCCGCTGGTTCGCTTGGCTCGAGCAGCCCTTGCCACCCCTCCCTCCCCTTCGGGAGCTGGTGGCCGAAGCCCAGCTGCGAGCGCCCCTGGCGGATGGACGCTCCCTGTTGAGCCACCAGCGCAGCGCCGTGCGTTGGCTCCTGGCCCGGCGGGGCGCGGTGTTGGCCGATGCCATGGGTCTGGGTAAGACCCTGACGGCCCTGATGGCCGCCCGAGCCCTGGCGCGCGTCACCGCTTGTCGCGTGCTGGTGATCGCGCCTGTGGGGCTCCATGGGCTCTGGCGTCAGGAGGCCGCCGGGCTCCCCTTGGAGATCGAACTGCACAGCTGGTCGCGCTTGCCGCAGGCCCTGCCACCGGCGGGCACGGTGTTGATCGCCGATGAGGCCCACTACGCCCAGAACCTCAATTCCCAGCGCACCCAGCGATTTCTGCGCCTGGCCCGTCACCCGCGCCTGCGGGCGATCTGGCTGCTCAGCGGTACGCCGATGAAGAACGGCCGGCCGGCCCAACTGTTCCCTTTGCTGGCGGCCATCGGTCACCCCCTGGGGCTGGATCAACGGGCGTTCGAGGAGAGCTACTGCGCGGGTCACTGGCGGGAGATCGATGGCCTTCAGCGTTGGCATGCCCTCGGAGCCAGTCAGCTCCAGGAGCTCCAGCGCCTGAGCCGCCCCCTGGTGTTGCACCGTTCCAAGCAGAGTTGCCTTGATCTGCCGCCCAAGTGTCGCCGCTTCCTCCCGGTGGCGCTGGAGGAGATCCAGGGCCGCGGCTTTCAGCACCGCCTGCAACTCAAGGTGGACGATTACCGGCTGCGGGCCGCCCGAGGCGAGGTGCGACGGGATGCGGAGGCCCTGGCGGTGCTCACGGCCCTGCGCCAGATCGGTTCCGAGTACAAGCTGCCCGCCGCCGCCGCGCTGGTGGCCGGATTGCTGGAGAAGGGCGAATCAGTGGTGGTGTTCACCGCCTTCGTGGCCACGGCCGATTTGCTGCAGCGTCAGTTGGGCGGGGCCCTGCTCACAGGTCGTCAACCGCCGGACGAGCGCCAGCGGCAGGTGGAGGCTTTTCAGGCGGGCGCTCACCCGCTCTTGATCGCCACCTTCGGGGCTGGCGGCCTGGGCTACACCCTGCACCGGGCCGGCCACGTGGTGCTGATCGAACGCCCCTGGACCCCCGGGGACACGGAACAGGCGGAGGACCGCTGCCATCGCCTTGGCATGGAGGGCGGCCTCACCTGCCATTGGCTGCAATTGGGGGTGGCCGATCAGTTCGTCGACGGGCTGATCGCCACCAAGGCCGAACGCATCAGCCAACTGCTGGAGCGCCGGAGCATGCCGGCAATGGCGCGGGAGTTGCTGAGCCGCTGGTGA
- a CDS encoding serine protease inhibitor, translating into MTASCFSTAHVRIPVAMPAARPVVRRHRGRQPQAFAAGTGTTALGLALVLMLVAALVAPEQPGEQASICQRHNGAAACRVW; encoded by the coding sequence ATGACCGCCTCCTGCTTCTCTACTGCACACGTGCGCATTCCCGTGGCTATGCCGGCCGCCCGGCCGGTGGTCCGGCGTCATCGCGGTCGCCAGCCGCAGGCCTTCGCTGCTGGGACCGGCACCACGGCCCTTGGTCTGGCCCTGGTGCTGATGCTGGTGGCCGCTCTCGTGGCTCCTGAGCAGCCCGGTGAGCAGGCCTCGATCTGCCAGCGCCACAACGGTGCAGCCGCCTGCCGCGTCTGGTGA